Proteins found in one Chloroflexota bacterium genomic segment:
- a CDS encoding DUF4129 domain-containing protein, whose translation MKALAVGAAIGLLLALRSPESAFADGDAAVRTAASLVHEARTAEGDDPTRLANRAVDALESDPATRGWQWLSEPLRETPADLQRAAARLDAAQAIGAGGTSSPDSADVQSLLASVFADPRFHRTDAAVSLPGWLLPAVLLVERLLGLAWNVARWPFDRLLDLLEAVLSGPLVVALWLVLAVALASLYRFGIRAVLVRQAEALASTGNAKLTDAQALVSAHECATEGRYRDACHFLLLSALLFVEEHERVRFDPSATNREHLRHARSAVRPAIARALGPLVNGFDSLWYGAAEVTETDYHDLLMLTGALREAAA comes from the coding sequence GTGAAGGCGCTCGCCGTCGGCGCGGCGATCGGGCTCCTGCTCGCGCTGCGGTCGCCGGAATCCGCCTTCGCGGACGGAGACGCGGCGGTCCGAACGGCGGCAAGCCTCGTCCATGAGGCGCGAACGGCGGAGGGCGACGACCCTACGCGGCTCGCGAACCGCGCCGTGGACGCGCTCGAATCCGACCCGGCGACGCGCGGATGGCAGTGGCTCTCGGAGCCGCTTCGCGAGACGCCCGCCGATCTACAACGCGCCGCGGCTCGGCTGGACGCGGCTCAGGCTATTGGGGCGGGCGGCACATCGTCGCCAGACTCCGCCGACGTCCAGTCCCTCCTCGCCAGCGTGTTCGCTGACCCGCGCTTTCACCGAACGGACGCCGCCGTTTCGCTTCCGGGTTGGCTCCTCCCCGCCGTCCTGCTCGTCGAGAGGTTGCTTGGCCTTGCATGGAACGTGGCCCGTTGGCCGTTCGATCGGCTCCTGGATCTCCTCGAGGCGGTGCTCTCCGGTCCGCTTGTCGTGGCGCTCTGGCTGGTCCTGGCCGTCGCGCTCGCCTCGCTGTATCGGTTCGGCATCCGCGCGGTCCTCGTTCGCCAGGCGGAGGCCTTGGCGTCGACAGGCAACGCGAAGCTGACCGACGCGCAGGCGCTAGTCTCGGCGCACGAGTGCGCCACGGAGGGAAGATACCGGGACGCGTGTCATTTCCTGCTGCTCTCGGCGCTCCTCTTCGTCGAGGAGCACGAGCGCGTACGATTCGACCCCTCCGCGACCAATCGCGAGCATTTGCGCCACGCGCGTTCGGCCGTACGTCCCGCCATCGCACGAGCCCTCGGGCCGCTGGTCAACGGGTTCGACAGCCTCTGGTATGGGGCCGCAGAGGTAACCGAAACGGATTATCACGACCTCCTGATGCTGACCGGGGCCCTTCGCGAGGCCGCGGCGTGA
- the leuS gene encoding leucine--tRNA ligase, protein MADRYDPLAIQRRWQEQWSESGLYRVSDSSDRPKYYALVMFPYTSGDLHIGHWYNFAPADAHARYKRMAGHNVLAPIGFDAFGLPAEEAAINHGIHPFTWTTANIRRMESQLRTIGAMYDWSREIATCMPEYYRWNQWFFLKFFERGLAYRANAPANWCPHCQTVLANEQVVDGRCERCETVVSRRDLEQWFFRITAYADELLDFSEIDWPERVKTMQRNWIGRSEGVEFRLRVAGREELEIPVYTTRVDTVFGMTYVVLAPEHPLVDTLVSADHVAEVRDYQEQARRATEVERLSTEREKTGVFLGAEAINPANGERVPIWIADYVLASYGTGAIMAVPGHDQRDLEFAQKHGLPVREVIRPPGVSEPSRMTEAYTEPGVMVNSAQFDGLSSEEGKERIADWFESLGIGKRTVNYRVRDWLISRQRYWGTPIPIVYCDRCGIVPVPEDQLPVLLPEDAEFRPTGQSPLTYDEEFVNTTCPRCGGPARRETDTMDTFVDSSWYMLRYCNPHVEGMPFDRAAVEHWMPVDQYMGGVEHAVMHLLYARFFIKALRDLGLVSFGEPFLRLYNQGIILGPDGSRMSKSRGNVVNPDEYVERLGSDAVRCYLMFIGPWDSGGPWNPQGISGIDGFLHRVWALATEGPGDSAPARDGPADDEARRLIHKTIKRVTDDFDRFKFNTALAALMEATNGLSRMRGRVAGRAWNDAISSLVLLLAPCAPHIAEELWHRLGHSESVHRQNWPEYDPSLTAERTITLIVQVNGKVRDKIEAPADISQADAQHLATESPRVRAHLDGATVRQVIYVPGRLINIVAR, encoded by the coding sequence ATGGCAGATCGATACGACCCGCTAGCGATCCAGCGCCGATGGCAGGAGCAGTGGAGCGAGTCGGGCCTCTATCGCGTGTCGGACTCGTCTGATCGTCCGAAGTACTACGCGCTGGTCATGTTCCCCTACACGTCCGGCGACCTCCACATCGGTCACTGGTACAACTTCGCCCCCGCCGACGCCCACGCGCGGTACAAACGGATGGCCGGCCACAACGTGCTGGCCCCCATCGGGTTTGACGCCTTCGGTCTCCCGGCCGAGGAGGCCGCCATCAACCACGGCATTCATCCCTTCACCTGGACCACCGCCAACATTCGGCGGATGGAATCGCAGCTCCGGACCATTGGCGCCATGTACGACTGGAGCCGCGAGATCGCGACCTGCATGCCGGAGTACTACCGCTGGAATCAGTGGTTCTTCCTGAAATTCTTCGAACGCGGGCTCGCGTACCGCGCGAACGCACCCGCGAACTGGTGTCCCCACTGCCAAACCGTCCTGGCGAACGAGCAGGTGGTCGACGGACGGTGCGAGCGGTGCGAGACGGTGGTGAGCCGGCGCGACCTGGAGCAGTGGTTCTTCCGAATCACCGCCTATGCCGACGAGCTGCTGGACTTTTCGGAGATCGACTGGCCCGAGCGCGTGAAGACGATGCAGCGGAACTGGATCGGGCGGAGCGAAGGGGTCGAATTCCGCCTCAGGGTCGCCGGGCGCGAGGAGCTGGAGATTCCGGTCTATACGACCCGCGTGGATACCGTCTTCGGCATGACCTACGTGGTGCTCGCGCCCGAGCACCCGCTCGTCGACACGCTGGTGTCCGCCGATCACGTCGCGGAGGTCCGGGACTACCAGGAACAGGCGCGCCGCGCGACCGAAGTCGAGCGGCTCTCCACCGAGCGCGAGAAAACCGGCGTGTTCCTGGGCGCTGAGGCCATCAATCCCGCGAACGGCGAACGTGTGCCCATCTGGATCGCGGACTACGTCCTGGCCTCCTACGGGACGGGCGCCATCATGGCCGTCCCCGGACACGACCAGCGCGACCTGGAGTTTGCCCAAAAACACGGGCTCCCGGTGCGAGAGGTGATTCGTCCGCCCGGCGTTTCCGAGCCGTCACGGATGACGGAGGCCTACACCGAGCCGGGCGTCATGGTGAACTCCGCGCAGTTCGACGGGCTTTCGTCGGAAGAGGGGAAGGAGCGGATCGCGGACTGGTTCGAGTCGCTCGGGATCGGGAAGCGGACGGTGAACTACCGCGTGCGCGACTGGCTGATCTCGCGCCAGCGATACTGGGGAACGCCAATCCCCATCGTGTACTGCGACCGGTGCGGCATAGTGCCCGTGCCCGAGGATCAGCTTCCCGTCCTCCTGCCCGAAGACGCGGAATTTCGGCCGACGGGCCAGAGCCCGCTCACCTACGACGAGGAGTTCGTGAACACGACGTGCCCCCGCTGTGGCGGGCCCGCTCGGCGCGAGACCGACACGATGGACACCTTCGTCGACTCGTCGTGGTACATGCTCCGCTACTGCAATCCGCACGTCGAGGGAATGCCATTCGACCGCGCGGCGGTCGAGCATTGGATGCCGGTCGATCAGTACATGGGCGGCGTCGAGCACGCCGTGATGCACTTGCTCTACGCGCGCTTCTTCATCAAGGCGCTCCGCGATCTCGGCCTCGTCTCCTTCGGCGAGCCCTTCCTCCGTCTGTACAACCAGGGAATCATCCTCGGTCCCGACGGGAGCCGGATGTCGAAGTCCCGAGGGAACGTCGTGAATCCGGACGAGTACGTCGAGCGGCTCGGCTCCGATGCCGTGCGGTGCTACTTGATGTTCATCGGGCCCTGGGACTCCGGGGGGCCGTGGAATCCGCAGGGGATCTCCGGCATCGACGGCTTTCTCCACCGCGTCTGGGCGCTGGCGACGGAGGGCCCGGGGGACAGCGCCCCTGCCCGTGACGGTCCCGCGGACGACGAGGCGCGCCGACTGATCCACAAGACCATCAAACGGGTCACGGATGACTTCGACCGATTCAAGTTCAACACCGCGCTGGCCGCGTTGATGGAAGCCACAAACGGCCTGTCGCGCATGCGGGGCCGGGTGGCGGGCCGTGCGTGGAACGACGCGATCTCTTCGCTCGTGCTCCTGCTGGCGCCCTGCGCCCCCCACATCGCGGAGGAGCTGTGGCACCGGTTGGGTCACTCGGAGAGCGTCCACCGGCAGAACTGGCCCGAATACGATCCGTCGCTGACCGCCGAGCGCACGATCACGTTGATCGTCCAGGTCAATGGGAAGGTGCGCGACAAGATCGAGGCGCCAGCGGACATCTCCCAAGCGGACGCTCAGCATCTCGCGACGGAGAGCCCCCGGGTCCGAGCGCACCTGGACGGCGCAACGGTTCGCCAGGTGATCTACGTTCCCGGTCGGTTGATCAACATCGTCGCCCGCTAG
- a CDS encoding DUF350 domain-containing protein has protein sequence MEQIARNALVSLLFAVLGFVLLFVGYRVFDLLTPADLDRRIFEDGNLAAAILAAAFIIALAIVIHAAIS, from the coding sequence GTGGAGCAGATCGCGCGCAACGCCCTGGTATCCCTCCTGTTCGCCGTCCTCGGGTTCGTCCTACTTTTTGTCGGCTATCGCGTCTTCGATCTGCTCACGCCAGCCGACCTGGACCGGCGCATCTTCGAGGACGGCAATCTCGCGGCCGCGATCCTTGCCGCCGCCTTCATCATCGCCCTCGCCATCGTGATCCACGCCGCGATCTCGTAG
- a CDS encoding stage II sporulation protein M codes for MIESFVQRRRGRWERLSELLDWATRRPGSLSVDELEELARLYRRSTSDLAIARRDFPDDRATVFVNQLVARGHAVVYRERPASSRRVLRFFSSDLPREYRSAWPFLLGAAALLFVPLIAMAVAVVADAANAGLVLSPELVYAIKNGASWFDVDIQRRSLVSAFVMTNNIRVALLALGGGMLAGVGSAASLVYNGVYIGAVAGGLIAYGLAPRLVGFVAPHGFLELSVIVIAGGCGLMLGRAIVWPGLQPRGAALVAAGRRSTRLLTGTLPLLIAAGSIEGFVSPAQFPWPWKLAIGLATAVALYAYLLLAGRAPPTAAATS; via the coding sequence GTGATCGAATCGTTCGTGCAGCGCAGGCGCGGCCGATGGGAGCGTCTCTCCGAGCTTCTCGACTGGGCCACGCGGCGGCCAGGCTCCTTGTCCGTCGACGAGCTGGAGGAGCTGGCGCGCCTCTATCGACGGTCCACGAGCGACCTGGCCATCGCCCGACGCGACTTCCCGGACGATCGCGCGACGGTCTTCGTAAATCAGCTCGTCGCGCGCGGCCACGCCGTCGTCTATCGCGAGCGTCCAGCGTCATCCCGTCGAGTCCTCCGCTTCTTTTCATCCGATCTTCCGCGAGAATATCGGTCGGCCTGGCCATTCTTACTGGGCGCCGCGGCGCTCCTCTTCGTTCCCCTCATTGCGATGGCCGTCGCCGTCGTGGCCGACGCCGCCAACGCCGGCCTCGTCCTCTCCCCCGAGCTGGTGTATGCCATCAAGAACGGAGCCTCGTGGTTCGACGTCGACATCCAGCGCCGTTCCCTCGTCTCCGCGTTCGTGATGACGAACAATATCCGAGTCGCGCTCCTGGCGCTCGGCGGAGGGATGCTCGCGGGAGTCGGCAGCGCGGCAAGCCTCGTCTACAACGGCGTCTACATCGGGGCCGTCGCGGGCGGGCTCATCGCATACGGGCTCGCTCCGCGCCTGGTGGGCTTCGTTGCGCCCCATGGCTTCCTGGAGCTGAGCGTCATCGTCATCGCAGGCGGATGCGGGTTGATGTTGGGCCGCGCGATCGTGTGGCCCGGTCTCCAGCCACGCGGCGCGGCCCTCGTAGCCGCCGGCCGTCGGAGCACCCGGCTCCTCACGGGCACGCTCCCGCTGCTGATCGCCGCCGGCTCGATCGAGGGTTTCGTCTCCCCCGCGCAGTTTCCCTGGCCCTGGAAGCTCGCCATCGGGCTCGCGACCGCCGTCGCGCTCTACGCGTACCTCCTCCTCGCGGGCCGCGCCCCGCCGACCGCCGCGGCCACGTCATAG
- a CDS encoding AEC family transporter, with protein sequence MERPIAVIVGLLGITLNVVAPVFLMAGVGFLVRRTLAIDVRAVARLALYIFVPSLLLNSLLTATMGGQEMLRIALFAVLLTAILIGLGTLAARAFGLSRSEASGMTLSLAFVNAANYGLPVTFFAFGQDGFDRAVIFAAFASILLFTVAVPVAAGGKLPWRDAVVPMVRLPVIWVAVAAGLLRMLGMELPPVIQRSVTVLSGGAIPIVIILLGMQVASLRLQGVGLPLVATCLGRLILSPAIGLVLVSLLQPSPLTGKVLVLEAAMPTAVNVTLLASEFDAEPDLVSSVALVTTALSVVTITGWVAFLQAL encoded by the coding sequence TTGGAGCGTCCGATAGCCGTCATCGTCGGCCTGCTCGGCATCACCCTCAACGTCGTTGCGCCCGTCTTCCTCATGGCCGGCGTGGGATTTCTCGTCCGACGGACCCTGGCCATCGACGTGCGCGCCGTCGCGCGGCTGGCCCTCTACATCTTCGTCCCGTCGTTGCTGCTGAACTCGCTCTTGACCGCGACGATGGGCGGACAGGAGATGCTCCGCATCGCCCTGTTCGCCGTGCTCCTCACCGCGATACTGATCGGCCTTGGGACGCTCGCAGCGCGGGCATTCGGGCTGTCGCGGTCGGAGGCCTCCGGCATGACCTTGTCCCTCGCCTTCGTGAACGCGGCGAACTACGGCCTTCCGGTGACGTTTTTCGCCTTTGGCCAGGACGGATTCGATCGCGCGGTCATCTTCGCCGCCTTCGCATCGATCCTGCTCTTTACCGTGGCGGTGCCGGTCGCTGCGGGCGGGAAGCTGCCCTGGCGCGACGCGGTGGTCCCGATGGTGCGCCTCCCCGTGATCTGGGTCGCCGTCGCGGCTGGGCTCCTGCGAATGCTCGGTATGGAACTTCCCCCTGTCATCCAGCGGTCCGTAACGGTGTTGTCCGGCGGCGCCATCCCCATCGTCATCATCCTGCTGGGCATGCAGGTGGCCAGCCTGCGGCTCCAGGGAGTCGGCCTCCCGCTAGTCGCCACGTGCCTGGGCCGGCTGATTCTCTCGCCGGCCATCGGTCTCGTCCTCGTTTCCCTCCTTCAGCCCTCGCCGCTGACGGGCAAGGTGTTGGTGCTGGAGGCGGCAATGCCGACCGCGGTGAACGTGACGTTGCTGGCCTCCGAGTTCGACGCGGAGCCCGACCTCGTCTCGAGCGTGGCACTCGTCACGACGGCGTTAAGCGTCGTCACCATCACGGGTTGGGTAGCGTTCCTCCAAGCCCTATAA
- a CDS encoding RDD family protein, whose protein sequence is MREDYRLLTPENVELRFDVAGLGSRLGAAIIDYVVIGFSYVVLIVGGMVLGGAADAAIRAWDPGGAAAIAGLFLAVSLIFAFGGWWGYFLLFELVWNGQSPGKRLLGLRVVRRDGRPLDFVTALVRNVLRWIDQAALIGVFAMVVDGSSRRLGDIAAGTIVVREPRRLRQRALAAVELPRPIAANASAHGNTGKLTMAHYTLIRDFFSRADRLRPEAADALASRLAGEVARVLDLDPSRIGPPEAFLAGVVRDFDERRRYADTE, encoded by the coding sequence ATGCGCGAGGATTATAGGCTGCTCACGCCGGAGAACGTCGAGCTGCGGTTCGACGTCGCGGGCCTCGGCTCGCGCCTGGGCGCCGCGATCATCGACTATGTTGTCATCGGGTTTTCCTACGTGGTGCTGATCGTCGGCGGCATGGTTCTCGGCGGAGCCGCCGACGCCGCGATTCGCGCCTGGGATCCGGGAGGCGCGGCTGCCATCGCCGGCCTCTTCCTGGCAGTGAGTCTGATCTTTGCGTTTGGTGGGTGGTGGGGCTACTTTCTCCTCTTCGAGCTGGTCTGGAATGGCCAATCGCCGGGCAAGCGGCTTCTTGGGCTCCGAGTCGTTCGGCGCGACGGACGGCCGCTCGACTTCGTCACCGCCCTCGTCCGGAACGTGCTGCGGTGGATCGACCAGGCGGCCCTGATCGGCGTGTTCGCGATGGTGGTGGACGGATCGAGCCGCCGGCTCGGCGACATCGCGGCCGGCACAATCGTCGTCCGCGAGCCCCGCCGCCTGCGGCAGCGGGCGCTTGCAGCCGTGGAGCTGCCGCGTCCAATCGCCGCGAACGCATCGGCGCACGGGAACACGGGCAAGCTGACGATGGCTCACTACACGCTGATACGGGACTTCTTCTCCCGCGCCGATCGACTGCGGCCGGAGGCGGCCGACGCGCTGGCGTCGCGCCTGGCGGGCGAAGTTGCGCGCGTGCTGGACCTGGACCCGTCGCGCATCGGTCCGCCCGAGGCGTTTCTCGCGGGCGTGGTCCGCGACTTCGACGAGCGCCGCCGCTACGCCGACACGGAGTAG
- a CDS encoding DUF58 domain-containing protein — MTTWLRDVPAPTIRLFLLTLALIIPIALGQVAPAFLGVAASAALLLFCAVGADVAVAVRPWLLSVSRRHHPRLYLAADNAIDLVVDNRSRQRIDIRLRDTPPAQFRSERLFSEGAVPPAGVRVFSYATRPLERGRYAFGDVTLRWRTPFGLLWLQRTIPMAEDVDVYPNLLEAQRYDLLARKGLLREMGLRTARLLGRGTEFESLREYTRDDEYRRINWKATARRHRPITTVYETERNQRLIVMLDAGRMMLSRVGDLTKLDAAINTALILCHVALARGDRVGLLSFADRLHAYTPPRRGRAHFLRILDQLSAVRPQPVESDYALAFGRLASDLRGRALITLFTDLADPDVARLIGRHLALLARHHLPLCVTMRDPDVDSWVDREPGDTHELYAKVVADDVMAERTIVLDQLRRSGVLTVDTPADGLTPATINRYFEMKARALL, encoded by the coding sequence ATGACGACCTGGCTCCGCGACGTCCCCGCGCCCACAATCCGCCTGTTTCTCCTTACGCTCGCCCTCATCATCCCGATTGCGCTCGGGCAGGTCGCGCCGGCGTTTCTCGGCGTGGCGGCGTCGGCGGCGTTGCTGCTGTTCTGTGCCGTTGGGGCCGACGTTGCCGTAGCCGTCCGCCCGTGGCTGCTGTCGGTCTCGCGACGCCATCACCCGCGCCTGTATCTGGCCGCGGACAACGCCATCGATCTGGTCGTCGACAACCGCTCACGCCAGCGGATCGACATCCGCCTTCGGGATACGCCCCCCGCTCAATTCAGGTCGGAGCGACTGTTCAGCGAGGGGGCAGTTCCCCCCGCTGGCGTTCGGGTCTTCTCCTATGCGACCCGTCCGCTGGAGCGGGGCCGCTACGCCTTCGGCGACGTGACGCTTCGCTGGCGCACGCCGTTCGGGCTGCTCTGGCTCCAGCGCACGATCCCGATGGCCGAAGACGTCGATGTGTATCCAAACCTCCTCGAGGCGCAGCGGTACGACCTCCTGGCGCGCAAAGGACTGCTGCGGGAGATGGGCCTCCGGACAGCGCGCCTGCTCGGCCGCGGGACCGAATTCGAAAGTCTTCGCGAATACACGCGGGATGATGAATATCGGCGGATCAATTGGAAGGCCACCGCCCGGCGGCACCGACCGATCACGACCGTCTACGAGACCGAGCGCAACCAGCGCCTGATCGTGATGCTGGACGCGGGACGGATGATGCTGTCGCGAGTCGGCGATCTCACAAAGCTCGACGCGGCCATCAATACGGCGCTGATTCTGTGTCACGTGGCGTTGGCTCGGGGCGACCGGGTCGGGCTGCTCAGCTTCGCCGACCGCCTGCACGCGTATACGCCGCCGCGTCGAGGGCGCGCCCACTTCCTTCGAATCTTGGACCAGCTCTCCGCGGTTCGGCCGCAGCCGGTCGAATCGGACTACGCGCTCGCTTTCGGGCGGCTGGCTTCGGACCTCCGCGGCCGCGCCCTCATCACCCTCTTCACGGACCTCGCGGACCCCGACGTCGCGCGCCTGATCGGCCGACACCTGGCGCTCCTCGCGAGGCATCACCTGCCCCTGTGCGTTACCATGCGCGACCCCGACGTCGACTCGTGGGTCGATCGAGAGCCGGGCGACACGCACGAGCTGTACGCGAAGGTCGTGGCGGACGACGTGATGGCTGAGCGCACAATCGTGCTGGACCAGCTACGGCGGTCGGGGGTGCTCACGGTCGATACGCCGGCTGATGGGCTGACGCCGGCGACGATCAACCGGTACTTCGAGATGAAGGCGCGCGCGCTCCTATGA
- a CDS encoding glycerophosphoryl diester phosphodiesterase membrane domain-containing protein: MVGGGAAGVVIPPMGVGEIVDGGLTLARRNFRLLVTIAAWGVLPGFAVQALVSAAGTSPIAPVLGSLVGAVPHALAWIALSVACAWLVDPQFADGSPTTAGSFRVALRRVFAMVRLMLVLAVVALPLVIFFPVGIYLVVRWAAATNVVVVERAGALRALRRSWELTARAWWHTAVVILLATIAIAVLELVLTGMVGMVIGIAQFLLQMPTATVVLAATFRSAISLIVLPFTAAILTVLYFELRARAEGYDLNRRIVELAAARP, translated from the coding sequence GTGGTCGGAGGGGGCGCAGCTGGCGTCGTGATCCCGCCCATGGGGGTGGGAGAGATCGTCGACGGCGGGCTGACGCTCGCGAGGCGCAACTTCCGCTTGCTGGTCACCATTGCCGCCTGGGGCGTGCTTCCGGGATTCGCCGTCCAGGCCCTGGTGAGCGCGGCCGGAACATCGCCCATTGCCCCGGTGCTCGGGAGTCTCGTCGGGGCGGTCCCGCACGCGCTCGCCTGGATCGCCCTCTCCGTCGCGTGCGCCTGGCTGGTGGATCCGCAGTTCGCCGACGGCAGCCCGACGACGGCAGGCTCTTTCCGCGTTGCGCTTCGGCGCGTCTTCGCGATGGTGCGCTTGATGCTCGTTCTGGCCGTCGTTGCCCTCCCCCTCGTGATCTTCTTTCCTGTCGGGATCTACCTCGTCGTGCGCTGGGCCGCGGCGACGAACGTCGTCGTCGTCGAGCGCGCCGGGGCGCTGCGCGCCCTGCGGCGCAGCTGGGAGCTTACCGCCCGTGCGTGGTGGCACACCGCGGTGGTGATCCTCCTCGCTACGATCGCCATCGCCGTTCTGGAGCTGGTGCTGACCGGCATGGTCGGAATGGTCATCGGCATCGCGCAATTCTTGCTGCAAATGCCCACCGCGACCGTCGTCCTCGCCGCGACGTTCCGGTCAGCCATATCGCTCATCGTCCTCCCGTTCACAGCGGCGATCCTCACCGTCCTGTACTTCGAGCTGCGCGCGCGTGCCGAGGGTTACGACCTCAATCGTCGGATCGTCGAGCTGGCGGCCGCGCGACCGTGA
- a CDS encoding MoxR family ATPase: MNDGDPATAMGPRLQAVWQRLRDAAATVVVGMEEPFQQMAIALFSRGHVLVEGVPGTGKTLTAKTLARLVGGDFGRIQFTPDIMPSDVVGTSVFDLATNSFHVRTGPIFAQILLVDEINRAPAKTQAALLEGMEERQVTIEGQTFRLPSPFLVAATQNPVEYEGTYPLPEAQLDRFQFKVLVDYPTADEEVDVLRRHRDGGDPHNLVDSLPAVVSAADVEVMQREAARVRIDDAVLRYITEIGRASRQSPDLVLGASPRASVAVMRGAQVLALMEGRDFVIPDDVKALVPPAYRHRIILKPEAEIQGVTPDDAVARILAGLEVPR, from the coding sequence TTGAACGACGGTGATCCCGCTACGGCCATGGGCCCTCGCCTGCAAGCGGTATGGCAGCGTCTGAGGGACGCCGCGGCAACCGTGGTCGTTGGGATGGAAGAGCCCTTCCAGCAAATGGCCATCGCCCTCTTCTCACGCGGCCACGTCCTCGTGGAGGGAGTGCCGGGCACGGGGAAGACCCTCACCGCGAAGACACTCGCCCGCCTGGTGGGCGGCGATTTCGGCAGGATCCAGTTCACACCGGACATCATGCCGTCCGACGTCGTGGGCACGAGCGTATTCGATCTCGCCACGAACAGCTTCCACGTTCGCACCGGTCCCATCTTCGCCCAGATCCTCCTCGTCGACGAGATCAATCGCGCTCCCGCGAAGACGCAGGCAGCGCTCCTGGAGGGCATGGAGGAGCGGCAGGTGACGATCGAGGGCCAGACGTTCCGCCTCCCGTCGCCATTTCTCGTGGCCGCGACCCAGAACCCGGTCGAGTACGAGGGGACCTATCCGCTCCCGGAGGCCCAGCTCGACCGATTTCAGTTCAAAGTGCTCGTCGACTATCCCACGGCCGACGAGGAGGTTGACGTCCTTCGCCGACACCGGGATGGCGGCGATCCCCACAACCTGGTCGACTCGCTCCCCGCCGTCGTTTCCGCCGCCGACGTGGAGGTGATGCAGCGAGAAGCCGCGCGCGTACGGATCGACGACGCGGTCCTCCGGTACATCACGGAGATCGGCCGCGCGTCGCGGCAGTCGCCGGACCTCGTTCTCGGCGCCAGCCCCCGGGCTTCGGTTGCCGTCATGCGCGGCGCTCAGGTGCTTGCCTTGATGGAGGGGCGCGACTTCGTGATTCCCGACGACGTCAAGGCCCTCGTTCCACCCGCCTATCGCCATCGCATCATTTTGAAGCCGGAAGCGGAGATTCAGGGCGTGACGCCTGACGACGCGGTCGCGCGGATCCTCGCCGGGCTGGAAGTTCCACGCTGA
- a CDS encoding DUF4350 domain-containing protein, translating into MRSWLGAHRAILVLAGFLLIGALVGQVVSERVSDREEPKLTSTDAQRDGALALALLVERLGYRVQRLDHSSDALDGSAGALFVLWPVRPFEEAETSGLVNWVESGGVLVYLPAPGLAATGIGQGSQDALSRQLEIRLTPVPWTESARSTPGLMPAESVFAVASSWALELGNDAWVPLLAEEGRVFGAARGLGTGRVYVASSDALFANQSIATDANATFAVHAVAQIPRSKSVVFEESHHAPSAAQNLTSAARTSPWGWAIGYTALMSFFFALWGGRRFGPPIAAVPSPARSSGEYVTALAGLLQRARATTWIQKRYAAQVRRRIAHLIGVRADLPSRALADLLAQRNPVDASRLAEDLEVLGSGALSEGALLDRAREIERMLSLERR; encoded by the coding sequence GTGAGGAGTTGGCTCGGTGCGCATCGCGCTATCCTCGTTCTCGCCGGCTTTCTGCTCATCGGAGCCCTGGTGGGGCAGGTCGTCTCCGAACGGGTGAGCGATCGAGAAGAGCCGAAGCTGACGAGCACCGACGCGCAGCGGGATGGCGCCCTTGCGCTCGCGCTTCTTGTGGAGCGCCTCGGATACCGTGTCCAGCGCCTCGACCATTCGAGCGACGCGCTGGACGGGTCCGCCGGTGCGCTGTTTGTCTTGTGGCCCGTTCGACCGTTCGAAGAAGCCGAGACGAGCGGGCTGGTGAACTGGGTCGAGAGCGGCGGCGTGCTCGTGTACCTGCCTGCGCCGGGGCTGGCCGCGACCGGCATCGGTCAAGGTTCGCAGGATGCGCTCTCTCGGCAGCTCGAGATTCGGTTGACTCCGGTCCCGTGGACCGAATCCGCGCGATCTACGCCGGGGCTCATGCCGGCCGAGTCCGTGTTCGCGGTCGCGTCGTCGTGGGCCCTCGAACTCGGCAACGACGCTTGGGTGCCGCTCCTGGCGGAAGAGGGGCGAGTCTTCGGCGCCGCGCGGGGCTTGGGCACCGGGCGTGTGTACGTCGCGTCGTCGGATGCGCTGTTTGCGAACCAGTCCATCGCGACCGATGCCAATGCGACGTTTGCGGTGCACGCAGTCGCGCAGATTCCGCGATCGAAATCCGTCGTATTTGAGGAGTCTCACCATGCGCCCAGCGCCGCACAGAATCTCACCAGCGCTGCGCGGACGTCGCCATGGGGCTGGGCTATCGGGTACACGGCGCTGATGAGCTTCTTCTTTGCCCTGTGGGGAGGGCGCCGGTTCGGGCCGCCCATCGCCGCGGTCCCATCACCCGCCCGGTCATCCGGTGAGTACGTGACGGCGCTCGCGGGACTATTGCAGCGGGCGCGCGCGACAACGTGGATCCAGAAGCGATATGCTGCCCAGGTTCGACGTCGAATCGCGCATCTCATCGGCGTGCGGGCGGACCTCCCGAGCCGAGCGCTCGCGGACCTCCTGGCGCAGCGCAACCCCGTCGACGCCAGCCGGTTGGCCGAGGACCTCGAGGTGCTCGGTTCGGGCGCTCTCAGCGAGGGTGCGCTCCTGGATCGGGCGCGGGAGATCGAAAGGATGTTGAGCCTTGAACGACGGTGA